In the genome of Taurinivorans muris, one region contains:
- a CDS encoding deoxycytidylate deaminase: MADERISWTEYFINIAYMVAERSTCIRRKVGAVAVKDKHILATGYNGVPSGVEHCLNAGCLRAKMNIPSGERHEICRGLHAEQNVIIQCAVHGISLDGADIYCTTQPCFICTKMLINCGIKRIFHVESYPDELAFAMLEEAGVELIQVERKK; encoded by the coding sequence ATGGCTGACGAAAGAATTTCCTGGACTGAATATTTTATCAATATCGCTTACATGGTTGCGGAACGCTCAACGTGTATCAGAAGAAAAGTCGGCGCCGTTGCCGTGAAAGACAAACATATTTTGGCGACAGGCTACAACGGCGTGCCGAGCGGAGTGGAGCATTGCCTGAATGCGGGCTGTCTGCGGGCGAAAATGAATATTCCTTCCGGTGAAAGGCATGAGATTTGCCGCGGTCTGCATGCTGAACAAAATGTCATCATCCAATGCGCCGTGCACGGCATAAGCCTTGACGGAGCAGATATTTATTGCACGACGCAGCCTTGCTTTATTTGCACGAAAATGCTTATCAATTGCGGTATCAAAAGAATTTTTCATGTGGAATCCTATCCCGATGAATTAGCTTTCGCCATGCTTGAAGAAGCGGGCGTCGAATTAATACAGGTTGAAAGAAAGAAATAA
- the ribD gene encoding bifunctional diaminohydroxyphosphoribosylaminopyrimidine deaminase/5-amino-6-(5-phosphoribosylamino)uracil reductase RibD, producing MQTFFMRRAIELAGKGRYKTAPNPCVGAVLVHKDTIIAEGYHMEYGKAHAEVECLANAVKKGIFFQKIKNRSLSFSNPYLQEQVLQFQHIEYEKEINMEECSLYVTLEPCNHFGKTPPCSQAIFEAGIKTVYVGCSDLNANASGGADFLRSKGVNVVTGVCHDECLELIEDFIVWQKEKRSFCILKMACTLDGKIGPATGHSHSVSGSESKKVTMKMRKNMALSHSAVMVGGNTFFEDNPKLTVRDMQTESQPRAFIVSKRLPPLSGGKTGYFCLDQKKDTVFFTDMKNPELVKQYAEHGILLECIETSENKSLNLKKIFELAYQKYYSPYVFSEGGAKLAQSLLKEGLVDILIVYIAPYVLGDDTAKNVFSGNFVQTMQEAYKFKIFKTERIGSDLHVYLKMEKTCSQG from the coding sequence ATGCAGACTTTTTTCATGAGGCGCGCCATTGAACTTGCTGGAAAAGGCAGGTATAAAACCGCACCCAATCCGTGTGTCGGGGCTGTATTGGTTCATAAGGATACCATCATAGCCGAAGGGTATCATATGGAATACGGCAAAGCTCATGCGGAAGTCGAATGTCTTGCCAATGCGGTAAAAAAGGGAATTTTTTTTCAAAAAATCAAAAACCGTTCCCTATCTTTTTCCAATCCGTATTTACAGGAACAGGTTTTGCAATTTCAACATATTGAATATGAAAAAGAAATCAATATGGAAGAGTGTTCCTTGTACGTGACTTTGGAACCGTGCAATCATTTTGGCAAAACTCCGCCTTGCTCACAGGCTATTTTCGAGGCGGGAATAAAAACTGTTTATGTCGGCTGTTCGGATTTGAATGCAAATGCAAGCGGCGGCGCTGATTTTTTGCGTTCCAAGGGTGTGAATGTCGTAACCGGCGTATGCCATGATGAATGTCTGGAATTGATTGAGGATTTTATTGTCTGGCAAAAAGAAAAACGCTCGTTCTGCATTTTGAAAATGGCGTGCACGCTTGACGGTAAAATAGGTCCCGCCACCGGGCACAGTCACAGCGTTTCCGGTTCGGAATCCAAAAAAGTCACAATGAAAATGCGGAAAAACATGGCGCTGAGTCATAGCGCCGTCATGGTCGGAGGAAACACTTTTTTTGAAGACAATCCGAAACTGACCGTCAGGGATATGCAAACGGAAAGCCAGCCGAGGGCATTCATTGTCAGTAAAAGACTTCCGCCTCTTTCCGGCGGCAAGACAGGATATTTTTGTTTGGATCAAAAAAAAGACACTGTTTTTTTTACCGATATGAAAAATCCGGAACTTGTGAAACAGTATGCTGAACACGGAATACTTCTCGAATGCATTGAAACAAGCGAAAATAAAAGCTTGAACTTGAAAAAAATATTTGAACTTGCGTACCAAAAATATTATTCTCCCTATGTCTTTTCCGAAGGAGGGGCTAAACTCGCGCAGTCATTGCTCAAAGAAGGGCTTGTTGACATATTGATTGTATACATCGCCCCTTATGTTTTGGGCGACGATACGGCGAAAAATGTTTTTAGCGGAAATTTTGTCCAGACGATGCAGGAAGCATACAAATTCAAAATATTCAAAACAGAACGGATAGGCAGTGATTTGCATGTTTATTTAAAAATGGAGAAAACATGTTCACAGGGTTGA
- a CDS encoding DVU0298 family protein — protein sequence MSTFRTNKKLIRTWFENNIIDDTNYLPPELMEVPEMEVINALFACLPQEKNIADKAALAIGISIAKLFEKDKEQAQICMRRFMWHMNEESGNIGWGIPLAFAQSLAHSEKLAKIYGNVLISYIHDKEGDSNFCDHAPLRLTCYEAVGIFAKAMPEYKEKIISIIENQKEDDIACQSISQKILQELKQ from the coding sequence ATGTCAACGTTCAGAACAAACAAAAAGCTCATCCGCACATGGTTTGAAAACAATATAATTGATGATACAAATTACTTGCCTCCCGAGTTGATGGAAGTTCCGGAAATGGAAGTCATCAACGCCCTTTTCGCCTGCCTGCCGCAGGAAAAGAATATTGCGGACAAAGCAGCCCTGGCAATAGGGATAAGCATTGCCAAACTTTTTGAAAAAGATAAGGAACAAGCGCAAATTTGCATGCGCCGTTTTATGTGGCACATGAATGAAGAATCCGGCAATATCGGCTGGGGTATTCCCCTTGCCTTCGCCCAAAGCCTGGCGCATAGCGAAAAACTTGCGAAAATTTATGGAAATGTGCTTATTTCCTATATTCACGACAAAGAAGGCGACAGCAATTTTTGCGACCATGCTCCCCTGCGCCTGACATGTTATGAAGCTGTCGGCATTTTTGCAAAAGCGATGCCTGAATATAAGGAAAAAATTATCAGTATCATTGAAAATCAAAAAGAAGACGATATTGCCTGCCAAAGCATAAGCCAGAAAATTCTGCAAGAATTAAAACAATAA
- a CDS encoding M20 family metallo-hydrolase yields the protein MKEKILSALSAARDEVIFLQQSMTRFPAFGPNEGGIGEFHKAEWIEKLVRSWGVNAIEHYDAADERVPSKIRPNMVIRHKGKSEKTLWIVGHMDVVPPGNESLWKTSPFEAVLDEDDSDIIRGRGVEDNQQAIVSGLLILHELVKNSYEPDLSFALLLVSDEETRNTFGINHVLKENPNLIKKDDLVLVPDFGTKEGNLIEIGEKGVLWLKIEIEGRQCHGSTPDEGINAFVAMSDMVLQIKKIEDFFTERNELFSPTRTTIVPTRHTENVPNVNTISGKEIFYLDCRILPEHDTQTVIGKVRELSAEIERKHSVSIQISVDNLEESSPETNADAEVVQKLKKAIFETYGLMCKTGGVGGATVGCKIRSLGIPVAVWSSAIPNYHQPNEGSRISNAIGDAKTFARLLFN from the coding sequence ATGAAAGAGAAAATATTGTCTGCCTTGTCAGCTGCCCGTGACGAGGTGATTTTTTTACAGCAGTCGATGACGAGATTTCCGGCTTTCGGTCCCAATGAAGGGGGAATCGGTGAATTTCATAAAGCCGAATGGATAGAAAAATTGGTTCGTTCCTGGGGCGTAAACGCCATTGAACACTATGATGCCGCTGATGAGCGGGTTCCGAGCAAAATCCGTCCCAATATGGTGATAAGACATAAGGGAAAATCGGAAAAAACGCTTTGGATTGTCGGACACATGGATGTTGTGCCTCCGGGAAACGAAAGTTTATGGAAGACTTCTCCTTTTGAGGCTGTGCTTGACGAAGATGACAGTGATATCATCAGAGGCCGCGGGGTGGAAGACAATCAGCAGGCCATTGTTTCGGGACTTCTTATCTTGCACGAGCTTGTCAAAAATTCCTATGAGCCTGATTTGAGTTTTGCTCTTTTGCTGGTTTCCGATGAAGAAACACGAAATACGTTCGGTATCAATCACGTTTTAAAAGAAAATCCAAATCTTATTAAAAAAGATGATTTGGTGCTGGTGCCTGATTTTGGAACAAAAGAAGGAAATTTAATTGAAATCGGCGAAAAAGGCGTCTTATGGCTGAAAATTGAAATTGAAGGCAGGCAATGCCATGGTTCAACACCCGATGAAGGCATTAACGCATTTGTGGCTATGAGCGATATGGTCTTGCAAATAAAGAAAATAGAAGATTTCTTTACAGAAAGAAATGAACTTTTTTCACCGACAAGGACAACGATTGTACCGACACGCCATACTGAAAATGTTCCCAATGTCAACACCATTTCCGGAAAAGAAATTTTTTATTTGGATTGCAGGATATTGCCGGAGCATGACACGCAAACCGTTATCGGCAAGGTACGGGAATTAAGTGCGGAAATTGAAAGGAAGCATTCTGTTTCCATACAAATTTCCGTTGACAATTTGGAGGAGAGTTCTCCGGAAACAAATGCGGATGCCGAAGTTGTGCAAAAACTTAAAAAAGCGATTTTTGAAACATACGGACTTATGTGCAAAACCGGCGGAGTCGGCGGTGCGACTGTCGGCTGTAAAATACGGAGTTTAGGTATTCCGGTTGCTGTTTGGTCAAGCGCTATTCCCAATTATCACCAACCGAACGAAGGTTCCAGAATTTCAAACGCCATCGGTGATGCAAAAACTTTCGCCCGTTTGCTTTTTAATTAA
- a CDS encoding riboflavin synthase: MFTGLIEGIGEVVSVRRLGGDLRLGIRPGFAFPNPVIGESVAVNGTCLTVETAENGILSFYASEETLACSNISLLANKSKVNMERALALGSRLGGHLVSGHVDTMGTVRSIQNIGQSRAVSIHFSDEWAKYIIPKGSVALDGISLTVNTCDFDFLTVNVIPETWKATTVADWSVGQKINIETDMIGKYILRSQFIENNKPKKSAIDEDFLRENGFFA; encoded by the coding sequence ATGTTCACAGGGTTGATTGAAGGAATCGGAGAAGTTGTTTCCGTTCGGAGATTGGGCGGAGATTTGCGGCTGGGCATACGCCCCGGTTTTGCGTTCCCTAATCCCGTAATAGGGGAATCCGTCGCTGTCAATGGCACTTGCCTTACGGTTGAAACGGCTGAAAATGGAATTTTGAGTTTCTATGCCTCTGAGGAAACTTTAGCTTGTTCAAATATTTCTTTACTGGCAAATAAAAGCAAAGTGAATATGGAAAGGGCGCTGGCTCTTGGCAGCCGGCTCGGGGGGCATTTGGTCAGCGGGCACGTCGACACCATGGGCACCGTGCGGTCCATTCAAAATATCGGGCAATCCCGTGCCGTTAGCATACATTTTTCTGATGAATGGGCAAAATATATCATTCCTAAAGGTTCTGTCGCCCTTGACGGAATTAGCCTTACTGTAAATACTTGCGATTTTGATTTTTTAACGGTAAACGTAATTCCTGAAACATGGAAAGCAACAACCGTTGCGGATTGGAGTGTCGGACAAAAAATCAATATTGAAACGGATATGATAGGAAAATACATACTTCGTTCTCAATTCATAGAAAATAATAAACCTAAAAAGAGCGCGATTGACGAAGATTTTCTTCGTGAAAACGGCTTTTTCGCATAA
- a CDS encoding glycosyltransferase family 4 protein translates to MRTIQIINCKWYNATFWYALYLTKILNEHGHESILVTIPNSLGIQKLEELGIDYTELPLNSFSPADIYASYRGFSKLCREFRPDIVNCHRGEAFYLFSFLKKVYGYKLIRTRGDQRKPSENFINKFLHNSVADAIITTNSDMSEYFHKNLHVPENKIHTILGGVETKKFFPQKENQNAFKTRYGFKEDDVLLGIIGRLDAIKGFHETILAFHKAAGQSESACKNLHLLVAGLDCDFTIEDLKDFCKEHGISQEHIHFYSYLADMNAFMNMLDVGVVASLGSETIARVAFELIACHTPIIGSRIGVMPDILENEYLFNAGQISEMTGLFIKCLDKGYRERLLRSCLNNFYGKNTETALYGWSLEDFYQKTIQVYSQLF, encoded by the coding sequence ATGCGGACTATACAAATAATCAATTGTAAATGGTATAATGCAACCTTTTGGTATGCACTCTATTTAACAAAAATACTTAATGAACACGGGCATGAAAGTATTCTTGTCACTATTCCGAATAGTTTAGGCATTCAAAAGTTGGAAGAGTTGGGTATCGATTATACGGAGCTTCCTTTAAATTCTTTTTCACCTGCGGATATTTATGCTTCGTATCGGGGATTTTCAAAACTTTGCAGGGAATTTAGACCTGATATCGTCAACTGTCACCGTGGGGAAGCGTTTTATCTTTTTTCTTTCTTAAAAAAAGTATACGGGTATAAGCTTATCCGCACACGCGGCGATCAAAGAAAGCCGAGCGAAAATTTCATCAATAAATTTTTGCATAATTCGGTTGCGGACGCCATCATTACGACAAATTCCGATATGTCGGAATATTTTCATAAAAATTTGCATGTGCCTGAAAATAAAATTCATACCATTTTAGGCGGGGTTGAAACAAAAAAGTTTTTTCCGCAAAAAGAAAACCAAAATGCATTCAAAACCCGATACGGTTTTAAAGAAGATGATGTTTTGCTTGGCATTATCGGCAGATTAGATGCCATAAAAGGTTTTCATGAAACAATTCTTGCTTTTCACAAGGCAGCCGGGCAATCTGAATCAGCCTGCAAAAATCTCCATTTACTTGTCGCCGGTTTGGATTGCGATTTTACCATAGAAGATTTGAAAGACTTTTGTAAAGAACATGGAATTTCACAGGAACATATACATTTTTATTCTTATCTTGCCGATATGAATGCTTTTATGAACATGCTCGATGTTGGTGTTGTCGCGTCCCTTGGTTCTGAAACCATAGCCCGCGTCGCTTTTGAGCTTATTGCCTGCCATACCCCAATTATCGGCTCCCGTATCGGAGTTATGCCTGATATTCTTGAAAATGAATATTTGTTTAATGCCGGACAGATTTCAGAAATGACGGGACTTTTTATTAAATGTTTGGATAAAGGGTATCGGGAACGGCTTTTGCGCTCGTGCTTAAATAATTTTTACGGCAAAAATACGGAAACAGCGTTGTATGGCTGGTCGTTGGAAGATTTTTATCAAAAAACGATACAGGTTTATTCACAGCTTTTTTAA
- the speB gene encoding agmatinase, with the protein MQEYAKRFLGSEVEAKNAENCFYHIIPVPYEASVSYGGGTAKGPDAILDASDQLELFNGHSSPGERGIFTHIPVDCGKSAEVVMENIYQAVKNVLALKKFPILLGGEHSITYGALKALKEEYGNFGIVQFDAHADLRNEYSGTKWSHASVMRRAVDDLGLPLVQLGNRAYCLEEYEARKKHRVVSWDAEYLCQNAIPENLLPKNFPDKVFITFDVDGLDPSVIPDTGTPVAGGLQWYQALNLAKKAVENRTLIGFDVVELAPREDSVLSDFITAQLTYALMDLV; encoded by the coding sequence ATGCAAGAATATGCAAAACGTTTTTTAGGTTCGGAAGTGGAAGCGAAAAATGCGGAGAATTGTTTTTATCATATCATTCCGGTTCCTTATGAAGCAAGCGTAAGCTATGGCGGGGGAACGGCAAAAGGTCCCGACGCAATTCTTGACGCCTCTGACCAATTGGAACTTTTCAACGGGCATAGCTCTCCCGGAGAAAGAGGAATTTTCACCCATATTCCTGTTGACTGCGGAAAATCTGCCGAAGTTGTCATGGAAAATATTTACCAGGCGGTCAAAAATGTTCTTGCTCTTAAAAAATTTCCCATTTTGCTTGGCGGCGAACACAGCATTACCTATGGCGCGTTAAAAGCGCTCAAGGAAGAATATGGAAATTTCGGTATTGTGCAGTTTGACGCGCACGCCGATTTACGCAATGAATATTCCGGAACGAAATGGAGCCATGCAAGTGTTATGCGGCGTGCTGTCGACGATTTGGGTCTGCCTCTTGTGCAGCTGGGCAACAGGGCATATTGTTTGGAAGAATATGAAGCAAGAAAAAAACACCGTGTTGTCAGCTGGGACGCTGAATATTTATGCCAAAACGCCATTCCTGAAAATCTTCTTCCAAAGAATTTTCCGGATAAAGTTTTTATCACCTTTGATGTGGACGGTTTGGACCCTTCCGTCATTCCGGATACGGGAACGCCCGTTGCCGGCGGATTGCAATGGTATCAAGCTCTCAACTTGGCAAAAAAAGCGGTTGAAAACAGAACGCTCATCGGTTTTGATGTTGTTGAACTTGCCCCACGTGAAGACAGCGTTCTTTCCGATTTTATCACAGCGCAGCTTACTTACGCGCTCATGGATTTGGTTTAA
- a CDS encoding threonine aldolase family protein gives MITAFASDNTAGASEEIMRAIADANKGYAVPYALDDFSNQSDEIFSRIFGDVTVCYTLSGTGANVVALKAMLRPWQGVICADVSHINTEEAGAPEVITGSKLLPVPSYDGKIKTEDIAAFLHDKDSFHRVSPRVVSITQSTEKGTLYSIGEIRKICSFAHENDLLVHMDGSRIANAVAALDCDIKAITKDAGVDVLSFGGSKNGLVFGEAVVFFNKALSRDYMTMRKQSLQLISKMRFVSAQFNEFFKNDLWLKNARHANEMAYYLAEKLQSNKALSVQKPCVNAVFVRMDRSLITKLSKEFYFYVTDSAVNEVRFMCSFQTTKEEADYLAERINTLTK, from the coding sequence ATGATTACAGCTTTTGCCAGTGACAACACCGCAGGCGCTTCGGAAGAAATAATGCGTGCCATAGCCGATGCGAACAAAGGGTATGCGGTTCCTTACGCCTTGGATGATTTCAGTAACCAATCCGATGAGATTTTCAGCAGGATTTTCGGCGATGTCACTGTTTGCTACACATTGAGCGGAACCGGCGCCAACGTCGTGGCGCTCAAAGCCATGCTCAGACCATGGCAGGGGGTTATCTGCGCGGATGTTTCACACATCAATACGGAAGAAGCCGGAGCGCCGGAAGTGATAACGGGCTCTAAACTTCTGCCGGTTCCATCCTATGACGGCAAAATTAAAACAGAAGATATCGCAGCGTTTCTGCACGACAAAGACTCGTTCCACAGAGTGAGTCCGAGAGTTGTTTCCATTACGCAATCAACCGAAAAAGGCACGTTGTACTCCATAGGGGAAATTAGGAAAATTTGCTCCTTCGCCCATGAAAACGATTTATTGGTCCACATGGACGGATCCCGCATCGCCAATGCCGTGGCGGCGTTGGATTGTGATATAAAAGCCATAACGAAAGATGCCGGAGTTGATGTCTTATCGTTCGGCGGTTCAAAAAACGGTTTGGTTTTCGGCGAAGCCGTTGTCTTTTTCAATAAAGCGCTTTCACGGGATTATATGACCATGCGCAAACAGTCGCTGCAGCTTATTTCCAAGATGCGTTTTGTGAGCGCACAATTCAATGAATTTTTTAAAAACGATTTATGGCTTAAAAATGCGCGCCATGCCAATGAAATGGCATATTACCTGGCGGAAAAACTGCAAAGTAATAAGGCGCTTTCAGTACAAAAACCCTGTGTTAATGCCGTATTTGTCCGCATGGACAGAAGTTTGATCACCAAACTTTCAAAAGAATTTTATTTTTATGTCACAGACTCCGCTGTGAATGAAGTCCGTTTCATGTGTTCGTTTCAAACCACAAAAGAAGAGGCGGATTATCTTGCGGAACGGATCAACACTTTGACCAAATAA
- a CDS encoding PxxKW family cysteine-rich protein — MSTPGKNLEGAVKTANGVELNGVLLQPITEQCNGCDRIRTFEGQEFCSSYAIPSKKWTLGRCNFATHIKVEVVAKAKVNPLKASKRAAKGR; from the coding sequence ATGAGTACACCTGGAAAAAACTTAGAAGGTGCTGTAAAAACCGCAAATGGTGTTGAATTGAACGGTGTTCTTTTGCAACCTATTACCGAACAATGCAATGGTTGTGATCGTATTCGCACATTTGAAGGTCAAGAATTTTGCAGTAGTTATGCTATTCCTTCTAAGAAGTGGACTCTTGGAAGATGCAATTTTGCAACCCACATTAAAGTTGAAGTTGTTGCAAAAGCTAAAGTTAACCCACTTAAAGCTTCTAAACGTGCTGCAAAAGGTCGTTAA